A stretch of the Bartonella henselae str. Houston-1 genome encodes the following:
- a CDS encoding phage adaptor protein → MTIIVQTGGPIGDKQTIVPHDKNFIQMVNDIQDEIDDQTDEYVDQVQKAIFSAIRFCERLPFYFNESREVVFTTLKGKSRYGAEENPVIPAAVRIVDAYIYEDNHSKSKLLHTDPLVIENLENDCNHGMPTRYSYFEQKLILYPIPDRIYSIRLILDPMRIKDIESIQEASIWFLEAYELIKTRAKYEIYTNIIKEPQMAAAAFAMFQEQLDALQIETSRRKNLLRVQHTDF, encoded by the coding sequence ATGACAATAATAGTACAGACAGGTGGTCCGATTGGAGACAAACAGACCATTGTTCCTCATGATAAAAATTTCATTCAGATGGTGAATGATATTCAGGATGAAATAGACGATCAAACAGATGAGTATGTTGATCAAGTTCAAAAGGCAATATTTTCAGCCATTCGATTTTGTGAACGATTGCCCTTTTATTTTAATGAAAGTCGTGAAGTTGTTTTTACCACTTTAAAGGGGAAAAGCCGCTATGGAGCAGAGGAAAATCCAGTTATTCCGGCTGCTGTTCGCATTGTTGATGCTTACATTTATGAAGATAATCACAGCAAATCAAAGCTTTTGCATACAGATCCACTCGTCATTGAAAACCTTGAGAATGATTGTAACCATGGCATGCCCACGCGATACAGTTATTTTGAACAAAAGCTTATTTTGTATCCAATCCCAGATCGTATTTATTCTATCAGGCTTATTCTTGACCCTATGAGAATAAAAGACATTGAGAGCATACAAGAAGCCTCAATATGGTTTTTAGAAGCCTATGAACTGATCAAAACCCGCGCAAAATATGAAATTTATACGAATATTATTAAAGAACCACAGATGGCGGCAGCAGCCTTTGCTATGTTTCAAGAGCAACTTGATGCGCTACAAATTGAAACGTCACGGCGCAAGAATTTGTTGAGAGTTCAACATACGGATTTCTGA
- a CDS encoding N4-gp56 family major capsid protein, translating to MAVTEVKLNAPLAVGVWAKMLNTETSKALPIAPLMGKSKNSIIQVLDMLEKSAGDAVTSGLRVQLMGDGVSEGQTLEGNEEALQFMNEKVHINELTHAVRIKYEGSIDQQRIPFSLRQEAKDGLVDWYADRLSLMFFIQAAGYTAPWMQFEGRTITLKPVHYGFNAPSEPSKLRVIRPAKKKTDEELTKEDVFTLDLIDQAVERAKLANPRLRPVRVDGKSAYVMYLHPIQVTQLRTNTKSGQWLDITKAAYDGSGAKNPIFNGSLGMYNGVILREAEHVPNGVNSKTQEPVPSVRRAVLLGAQSIIMAYGRIGNGATGSNEENSETRYKLVEELFDYQREFGLAAKTIIGMKKSRYTLPHSDQGGQDFGTIVIPSFAEAS from the coding sequence ATGGCAGTAACAGAAGTAAAGCTCAATGCCCCATTAGCCGTTGGCGTTTGGGCTAAGATGCTAAACACAGAAACTTCAAAAGCGTTGCCCATTGCACCGCTGATGGGAAAAAGCAAAAACAGCATTATTCAAGTATTGGATATGCTAGAAAAATCCGCTGGTGACGCTGTGACGAGTGGATTAAGAGTCCAACTGATGGGGGATGGCGTTAGCGAGGGACAAACGCTGGAAGGCAATGAAGAAGCACTCCAATTTATGAATGAAAAGGTGCACATCAACGAGCTTACTCATGCGGTGCGCATTAAATATGAAGGCTCTATTGATCAACAGCGTATTCCCTTTAGTTTGCGTCAGGAAGCAAAGGATGGGCTTGTTGATTGGTATGCAGATCGCTTAAGTTTGATGTTCTTTATTCAGGCAGCAGGCTATACCGCACCATGGATGCAGTTTGAAGGACGCACCATAACGCTTAAACCGGTGCATTATGGTTTTAACGCGCCATCAGAGCCAAGCAAATTGCGTGTTATTCGCCCAGCTAAGAAAAAAACTGATGAAGAGCTTACAAAAGAGGATGTTTTTACATTAGATCTTATCGATCAAGCTGTTGAACGTGCTAAATTGGCAAATCCACGTTTGCGTCCTGTTCGTGTTGATGGGAAATCGGCTTATGTGATGTATCTCCATCCAATACAGGTAACTCAATTGCGTACCAATACCAAGAGTGGTCAATGGTTAGACATTACCAAGGCAGCTTATGATGGCTCTGGAGCGAAGAATCCAATTTTTAATGGTTCTTTGGGGATGTATAATGGTGTCATTTTGCGTGAAGCAGAGCATGTCCCTAATGGTGTTAATTCAAAGACACAAGAGCCTGTGCCATCTGTTCGTCGTGCTGTTTTGCTTGGTGCGCAAAGTATCATCATGGCTTATGGGCGTATTGGTAATGGTGCAACAGGAAGCAATGAGGAAAATAGTGAGACGCGTTATAAACTTGTTGAAGAATTGTTTGATTATCAACGTGAATTTGGTCTGGCTGCAAAAACTATTATCGGCATGAAAAAGTCACGCTATACATTGCCGCATTCTGATCAAGGGGGACAAGACTTTGGCACGATTGTTATCCCTTCTTTTGCTGAAGCAAGCTAA
- a CDS encoding portal protein — protein MDGILSHNSKKTADFDEYELYRRLKSWYKEDVEHVNEWREQAREDFDFYNGRQWAEEDLAVLKAQRRPVMTFNRIAPLVNAIVGAERNNKREVQFQPRQAGAAISNELLTGAAEWFRDEAEAEYADSDAFQDMVICGMGWTDTRLDYETDPEGIPAIQRLDPLKMVWDANAVRPNLIDAQRMWYVDRKPVEDAKSLFPDVAVEDLHADWATDNTTACEEYHVSLDAYNDHANADSLSQSASEKRYVTLVECRWFEYEVYFKAPDLQTGQMRSYSKQEFEQLQRVAPQLQGVRFNKKVVKRAFLGRRLLAKPDKPLAPDGQLGWECITGTLDKLKNQFYGIVRPAKDPQKWSNKYFSQVMYILNSQAKGGLMAERGAFDDERQALENWTRTDTITWVKNGALTGGKIQPKPSAQFPNGFFQLFNESREAITHVTGLSAEFIGTREVNQANVLENTRRQSTLNLLAGLFDNLKLYRCRQGKIILYLIQNYLSDGRLVRISGPENAQYVPLTREAVTKLEYDIIVDDSPTSPNEKERTFAAITQMLPLLGGFLTPEMIPDLLKLSPLPATLVANLTAKAQQAQQEQQQQQMMQQNQGTQLNPEQQAKIAALQQEAQAKGTLYQLDAQQKQLALQQKNIELFLKQEQARMQLELQRAKNEIAQRDLERKSLQAQLEHYRVLTKRLIPH, from the coding sequence ATGGATGGCATTCTAAGTCATAACTCTAAAAAAACGGCAGATTTTGATGAATATGAACTCTATAGGCGCTTAAAATCTTGGTATAAGGAAGATGTTGAACACGTCAATGAATGGCGTGAACAGGCGCGTGAAGATTTTGATTTTTATAATGGTCGTCAATGGGCTGAGGAAGATCTGGCGGTTTTGAAGGCGCAACGCCGCCCTGTTATGACCTTTAACCGTATTGCACCCCTTGTCAACGCAATTGTTGGGGCAGAGCGTAATAATAAGCGTGAAGTGCAGTTTCAACCAAGGCAAGCAGGAGCCGCAATATCCAATGAATTGCTCACTGGAGCAGCAGAATGGTTTCGTGATGAGGCAGAGGCGGAATATGCCGATTCCGATGCTTTTCAGGATATGGTCATTTGTGGCATGGGCTGGACAGATACACGGCTTGATTATGAGACAGATCCTGAAGGAATTCCTGCTATTCAACGCTTAGATCCACTGAAAATGGTTTGGGATGCCAATGCTGTAAGACCCAATCTCATTGATGCACAGCGTATGTGGTATGTTGATCGTAAACCCGTTGAGGATGCTAAAAGTCTTTTTCCTGATGTAGCAGTTGAAGATCTCCATGCTGATTGGGCAACAGATAATACAACCGCTTGTGAGGAGTATCATGTCTCACTTGATGCTTATAATGATCATGCCAATGCAGATTCTTTATCACAGTCAGCTTCTGAAAAACGCTATGTTACGCTAGTTGAATGCCGTTGGTTTGAATATGAAGTTTATTTCAAGGCACCTGATCTTCAAACAGGACAGATGCGCAGTTATAGCAAACAAGAGTTCGAACAGCTTCAAAGGGTGGCTCCACAACTTCAAGGGGTGCGTTTTAATAAAAAGGTGGTTAAGCGCGCTTTTCTGGGACGGCGTCTTTTAGCAAAGCCTGATAAACCCTTAGCACCAGATGGACAGCTTGGCTGGGAATGTATCACAGGCACGCTGGATAAGCTTAAAAACCAGTTTTACGGGATTGTTCGCCCCGCAAAAGACCCACAAAAATGGTCGAATAAATATTTTAGCCAAGTCATGTATATTTTAAACAGTCAAGCCAAAGGTGGTTTGATGGCAGAACGAGGAGCTTTTGATGATGAGCGCCAAGCACTCGAAAATTGGACACGAACCGATACGATTACGTGGGTTAAAAACGGGGCGCTTACAGGAGGAAAAATCCAACCAAAGCCAAGTGCACAATTCCCTAATGGCTTTTTTCAGTTGTTTAATGAATCGCGTGAAGCGATAACGCACGTAACGGGATTGTCGGCAGAGTTTATAGGCACAAGAGAGGTTAATCAAGCGAATGTATTGGAAAATACACGCCGGCAATCAACGCTTAATTTGCTTGCGGGTTTATTTGATAATCTTAAGCTTTATCGATGTCGACAGGGAAAGATTATCCTTTATTTGATTCAAAACTATCTTTCCGATGGGCGTTTGGTTCGTATTTCTGGACCAGAAAATGCGCAGTATGTGCCCTTAACACGTGAAGCTGTCACAAAGCTTGAATACGACATTATTGTTGATGATTCACCAACAAGTCCCAATGAAAAAGAGAGAACTTTTGCAGCGATTACGCAAATGTTGCCGTTGCTTGGTGGTTTCTTAACACCGGAGATGATTCCAGATCTTTTAAAGCTTTCCCCATTACCGGCAACATTGGTGGCAAATTTAACGGCAAAAGCACAGCAGGCGCAACAAGAACAACAACAGCAGCAAATGATGCAACAAAACCAAGGAACACAATTAAATCCAGAGCAACAAGCAAAGATTGCTGCTCTCCAGCAAGAAGCGCAAGCAAAAGGCACGCTTTATCAACTTGATGCACAACAAAAGCAGTTAGCGTTGCAGCAGAAAAATATTGAGCTTTTTTTGAAGCAAGAACAGGCACGCATGCAGCTTGAACTTCAACGGGCAAAAAATGAGATAGCGCAGCGTGATCTAGAGCGCAAATCCTTACAAGCACAGTTGGAACACTACCGCGTTTTGACAAAAAGATTAATACCACATTGA
- a CDS encoding PBSX family phage terminase large subunit, translating into MTTRQIKIVPKLIAIFTGKAAVRAAWGGRGSGKTRSFALMAALKGYQFGMGGISGTILCARQFQNSLAESSLEEIKRAIEGHDFLKDYYKVGESSIKSIDGRIAFQFSGLDRNIASIKSMGRILLCWVDEAEPVTETAWQTLIPTLREEGEGWRAELWVTWNPLRDNAPVERRFRFSNNEAIKRVEINWSDNPKFPKILNEARLDDLKNRPETYKHIWEGAYLTAVQGAYYQKEMLAAEQEGRIGRVARDPLMQMRAFWDIGGTGAKADATAIWIAQFVGREIRVLDYYEAQGQPLSEHIGWLRRNGYEKALMVLPHDGATRDRVHNVSFESALNDAGFETQVIPHQGAGAVKMRIEAVRRILPSVWFHEETTVAGRKALNWYHEKWDEKRGIGLGAEHDWSSHGADAFGLMCIVYEAPRIKPQQERYRAIEREAASWMAF; encoded by the coding sequence TTGTCCCAAAGCTTATAGCGATTTTTACAGGTAAGGCGGCGGTGCGTGCTGCTTGGGGAGGACGAGGGTCTGGAAAGACAAGATCCTTTGCTTTGATGGCGGCTTTAAAAGGCTATCAATTTGGCATGGGAGGAATATCAGGCACTATCCTTTGCGCACGTCAGTTTCAAAATTCTCTCGCAGAGAGTTCTTTAGAGGAGATTAAACGGGCCATTGAAGGTCATGACTTTTTAAAGGACTACTATAAGGTTGGAGAATCTTCGATTAAGTCGATTGATGGTCGTATTGCTTTTCAGTTTTCGGGACTAGATCGTAATATAGCCAGTATCAAATCCATGGGGCGCATTTTGCTCTGTTGGGTTGATGAGGCAGAGCCTGTGACAGAGACAGCTTGGCAAACGCTTATACCGACTTTACGTGAAGAAGGTGAGGGGTGGAGAGCAGAGTTATGGGTAACGTGGAACCCCTTACGAGATAATGCACCGGTTGAAAGGCGGTTTCGCTTTTCAAACAATGAAGCCATTAAGCGTGTAGAGATCAACTGGTCAGACAATCCGAAATTTCCCAAGATCTTGAATGAAGCGCGGCTTGATGATCTGAAGAATCGTCCAGAGACCTATAAACATATATGGGAGGGGGCTTATCTTACCGCTGTTCAAGGCGCTTACTATCAAAAGGAAATGTTAGCAGCCGAGCAGGAGGGACGGATAGGGCGTGTTGCACGTGATCCTTTAATGCAGATGCGTGCCTTTTGGGATATTGGGGGCACGGGTGCCAAGGCAGATGCGACGGCGATATGGATAGCGCAATTTGTTGGCAGAGAGATCCGTGTTTTGGATTATTACGAAGCACAAGGGCAGCCGTTATCCGAGCATATAGGCTGGTTACGTCGCAATGGCTATGAGAAGGCATTGATGGTTCTTCCCCATGATGGCGCAACAAGGGACCGTGTACATAATGTGAGTTTTGAGAGTGCGTTAAATGATGCGGGCTTTGAAACGCAAGTGATCCCTCATCAAGGGGCTGGTGCTGTCAAGATGCGGATCGAGGCGGTGCGGCGTATTTTACCCTCTGTTTGGTTTCATGAAGAGACAACTGTAGCGGGTCGTAAGGCGCTGAATTGGTATCATGAGAAATGGGATGAGAAGCGCGGCATTGGCTTGGGGGCAGAACATGATTGGTCCAGTCATGGTGCGGATGCCTTTGGTTTGATGTGCATTGTTTATGAAGCACCACGCATTAAACCGCAACAAGAACGTTATCGCGCTATAGAAAGAGAAGCGGCATCATGGATGGCATTCTAA